TGTTGGTGACTTGTTTACCTCCACAGAGTCCACCGCAAAAGGTTCCACCAAAGCTTGGGCTTGGGTTTACATGATCTCATACTGGTTCGGTTGTGTCTCTCCAGGTTCCACCAACCAAAGTGACTATTCGAGATTCGGTTCTTCTAACTGGGCAATCTGGGTTGGTACTATTTGCGCATTATTGATTCCTACAACTTTAATTCCAGTTTTCGGTATCATTGGTGCATCTGCCTCTGAAAAGTTATATGATCAACAATTTTGGATGCCCATGGATATTTTCGACTATTGGTTAAAAGATAACTATTCTGCAGGTGCTCGTGCGGGCGCCTTTTTCTGCGGTGTCTCCTTTGTCTTATCTCAAATGTCTTACACCATCTCCAACTGTGGTTTTGCCAGTGGTATGGATTTGGCCGGTTTGCTACCTAAGTACGTTGACATCAAGAGAGGTGCTCTTTTCGCTGCATGCGTATCCTGGGCTTGTTTACCATGGAACTTTTACaactcttcttctactttCTTGACTGTCATGAGTTCTTTCGGTATCGTCATGACTCCTATCATTTCCGTTATGATTTGTGATAACTTCATTATTAGGAAAAGACAATACTCTGTTACTAATGCCTTTATTCTAAAGGGTGAGTACTACTTCACTAAGGGTGTCAATTGGAGAGCCATCGTTGCCTGGGTTTGTGGTATGACTCCCGGTTTACCTGGTATTGCTTGGGAAGTCAACAACAATTATTTCCACAATGCAGGTATTGTCAACTTCTACTACGGTGAttccttcttttcgtttttgatttctttctttgtctACTGGGGGTTgtgctttttcttcccaTTCAAAATCACTGTTAAACAGGATGACAAGGACTACTATGGTGCCTTCACTGACGAAGAAGCAAGAAAGAAGGGCATGGTTCCATTCAGTGAAAtttctgaagaagaaatccGTGCTTACACACTAGGCGAAGGTTACACGACCGGCCACGAATATAAACCTGAGGgttctgatgatgaagtGCCTGAATTGGTCAAAACTAGCTCGGAAAACACCAACGAGTTTGAAATTATTCATAAGGATAATGAAAAGCACTCTTCATCTACCAGTGAAAAAGCTGTCTAGtggcaaaaaaatatccaGTAAAACGGAGGCACTACAGataccaaagaaaaactttctcCCTTTCATTTAATAGCTCTCTGCACTAATTTATTCAACTACGAGATTTTCTTCGTTCACTTTTTAATATTAAATAATAGCTCTCTTCTCAGTTATAGCATGTATATTACGTATAATACAAATTAaactataaaaaaaaaggaaaaaaataacaacaataaagTGAGAAACTTCGTCATGTTGTAAACAGCGGACAGCAGTCGATTCCCATCCCTTGGGTATAGTCTGGTAACGTCCAAAtgtcatttttcaataacaaACAATGTTGTGCTAGAAGGGGCGAAAGTTTCGATCATCCCGTCCAAATTAAAACTTTCTAGAAAGTCACCTGGCATTACTCGactttgtttcttctcATCTGTATACTGTATACCTTCCTCTGCCTCATCTGTCATTTGTTTTTGGTCGGATATTTGTGCTGCTCGACATCTGAAATTTCACTTGTTTACCACAACGGAAAGcaattcaaaattttgttcGTCAAACTCATAAGTACTACGTGAGCACAAAATACAGACCAGTGCAAAAAACTAACCTCCAACAGAAAACCTGCCATTGGTTATATTGAAGATTGTGTATATAATCAAGTTTAATGACTGGTCCTGGACCCGAGTTCAATAAAGAGGAACACCCCAATTCTCCGGGCAAGAAACCCAAAAGAGATAACACTATACccaaaaatgcaaaacTAGCTAATGTATTTGGTAGCTCACCGAAACGGTTAGTTGAGAAACACGATAAAAGAATAACTGACC
The nucleotide sequence above comes from Saccharomyces mikatae IFO 1815 strain IFO1815 genome assembly, chromosome: 12. Encoded proteins:
- the THI7 gene encoding thiamine transporter THI7 (similar to Saccharomyces cerevisiae THI7 (YLR237W); ancestral locus Anc_8.412) gives rise to the protein MSFGTKVSKFLRFLEIPVENRESVSFLKNPDLQPIKAANQTWGFWSNFAYWGVMSFSVGTWISGSSALTVGLSYPETIGTFIVGDVLTIFFTLANSCPGYDWKVGYTLAQRFVFGIYGSAFGIIIRILMSIVNYGSNAWLGGLCVNMILDSWSHHYLHLPNTLTSKVAMTTKELIGFIIFHVLTAFCYLMKPYHMNYILIWSCVATFFSMLGIVIYLTKNAHGVGDLFTSTESTAKGSTKAWAWVYMISYWFGCVSPGSTNQSDYSRFGSSNWAIWVGTICALLIPTTLIPVFGIIGASASEKLYDQQFWMPMDIFDYWLKDNYSAGARAGAFFCGVSFVLSQMSYTISNCGFASGMDLAGLLPKYVDIKRGALFAACVSWACLPWNFYNSSSTFLTVMSSFGIVMTPIISVMICDNFIIRKRQYSVTNAFILKGEYYFTKGVNWRAIVAWVCGMTPGLPGIAWEVNNNYFHNAGIVNFYYGDSFFSFLISFFVYWGLCFFFPFKITVKQDDKDYYGAFTDEEARKKGMVPFSEISEEEIRAYTLGEGYTTGHEYKPEGSDDEVPELVKTSSENTNEFEIIHKDNEKHSSSTSEKAV